From Betaproteobacteria bacterium, a single genomic window includes:
- a CDS encoding tetratricopeptide repeat protein, with the protein MLVPVPQRLLDLIDSPDDTADLAEAALLIARTQYPELDVVRELTRIDAMAETVRQRLEADSTVEQRLAELNDYLYGELGYGPETGEYYDPRNSYLNDVLERKCGIPITLSILYIRLGRTLGLEMEGISFPGHFLVKCHVEGGMVVIDAYHRGVSLSMEDLHERLQLSEGTSVKLDSVAEYLETADAREIVARMLRNLKAIFLKAKDWSHALTVIEWLVQVVPDTPQELRDRGLVYQELECFRAALHDFEAYLRQEPEATDASKIRTRVLDMRKAAARLN; encoded by the coding sequence ATGCTTGTCCCCGTACCGCAGCGGTTGCTGGATCTCATCGATTCGCCGGACGATACCGCCGATCTCGCCGAGGCGGCGCTGCTGATTGCGCGGACGCAATACCCGGAACTCGACGTCGTGCGCGAACTGACCAGAATCGACGCCATGGCAGAAACGGTCCGCCAGCGCCTCGAGGCGGATAGTACGGTGGAGCAGCGTTTGGCCGAGCTCAACGACTATCTCTACGGAGAACTGGGTTACGGGCCCGAGACGGGGGAATACTACGATCCGCGCAACAGCTATCTGAACGACGTGCTGGAGCGCAAGTGCGGCATTCCCATCACGCTGTCCATTCTCTACATCCGGCTGGGTCGCACACTGGGCCTCGAAATGGAAGGGATCTCCTTCCCCGGCCACTTCCTCGTGAAGTGCCACGTGGAGGGCGGCATGGTGGTGATCGATGCCTACCACCGCGGCGTCTCTCTATCGATGGAAGATCTGCACGAGCGGCTGCAGCTGTCCGAAGGCACATCGGTCAAGCTCGATTCCGTGGCCGAGTATCTTGAAACGGCCGATGCCCGCGAGATCGTCGCCCGCATGCTGCGCAATCTCAAGGCGATCTTTCTCAAGGCGAAGGACTGGAGCCACGCACTGACCGTGATCGAATGGCTGGTGCAGGTTGTGCCCGACACGCCCCAGGAGCTTCGGGACAGGGGGCTCGTCTATCAGGAACTGGAGTGCTTCCGTGCCGCGCTGCACGACTTCGAGGCCTACCTGCGCCAGGAACCGGAGGCGACGGATGCATCGAAGATCCGCACGCGCGTGCTGGATATGCGCAAGGCCGCGGCGCGACTGAACTGA
- a CDS encoding EamA family transporter → MSTPPAAGWRSPYVLLCVASMLWAGNLVVGRAMRAEIPPVAMSFWRWTIAFLLILPFTYRDVWSKRADIARAWRC, encoded by the coding sequence ATGTCGACGCCGCCGGCTGCGGGTTGGCGGTCTCCCTACGTGCTGCTCTGCGTGGCGAGCATGCTATGGGCGGGGAATCTGGTCGTCGGGCGAGCCATGCGGGCGGAGATTCCGCCGGTGGCCATGTCGTTCTGGCGCTGGACCATCGCCTTCCTGCTCATCCTTCCGTTCACCTATCGTGATGTGTGGTCGAAACGCGCCGACATTGCGCGGGCATGGCGGTGCTGA
- a CDS encoding DMT family transporter, with amino-acid sequence MAVLTLLGLVGIGLFNTMCYIALTMTTATNATLFNSVVPVFIPPIAWVLLRERTTARQMIGILSSLLGVVVIVAKGDMQALQALDFNRGDVWLLIAMVLWALHTVLLRFRPGGMGMLTFLATILVFGWPMLAFWYAFELAGGARFSLSTTTAATLAYYGVFPSVVAFVCYNRGVSAVGPTRAGIFVHLVPVFGIILSTLVLDEPPRAFHFAGMALIFGGIFLTTRGRAAKAG; translated from the coding sequence ATGGCGGTGCTGACCCTGCTGGGTCTGGTCGGTATCGGCCTGTTCAACACGATGTGCTACATCGCACTCACCATGACCACGGCCACCAATGCGACCTTGTTCAATTCGGTGGTGCCTGTCTTCATTCCGCCGATCGCCTGGGTCTTGCTGCGTGAGCGCACGACCGCGCGGCAGATGATCGGCATCCTGTCCTCTTTGCTGGGCGTGGTCGTGATCGTGGCGAAAGGCGACATGCAGGCGCTCCAGGCACTGGATTTCAATCGCGGCGATGTCTGGCTTCTGATCGCCATGGTGCTGTGGGCGCTGCACACGGTGCTGCTGCGCTTCCGTCCCGGCGGCATGGGAATGTTGACCTTCCTTGCGACCATCCTCGTGTTCGGCTGGCCCATGCTGGCCTTCTGGTACGCATTCGAGCTCGCGGGCGGCGCCCGGTTCTCGTTGTCCACCACGACCGCCGCGACCCTGGCGTACTACGGCGTGTTTCCATCCGTGGTGGCGTTCGTCTGCTACAACCGCGGGGTGAGCGCGGTGGGGCCGACGCGCGCGGGCATCTTCGTGCACCTGGTGCCCGTGTTCGGGATCATCCTTTCGACGCTGGTATTGGACGAACCTCCGCGAGCCTTCCACTTTGCCGGGATGGCGCTCATCTTCGGCGGCATCTTTCTGACGACGCGCGGGCGCGCGGCGAAGGCGGGCTGA
- a CDS encoding class I SAM-dependent methyltransferase, whose amino-acid sequence MADPAQLLDAFENRVTRRFRHLRKWARQFPTDCFRVYDRDIPELAFVVDVYGPRALLQQYARVREDVSDDWLEEVAQRTARALGLPRTDVTARVRLKVDRRVEQHERQGGRRTEFEVQESGLRFLVDLETYVDTGLFLDHRPLRSRVRALADGKAVLNLFSYTGSFSVFAAAGGARATTSVDLSNTYLEWARRNFALNGLSGEQHRFEREDVRRWLEMAREAGERFDLIVWIPGILQFEADGRRLRRPARPSSLCCSPAPGCWRRTERSYFSTNLRGFRFEATMPGFDVSDISLKTIPEDFRNQSIHRCWRIARISPV is encoded by the coding sequence ATGGCAGATCCCGCGCAGTTGCTCGATGCCTTCGAGAACCGTGTCACGCGGCGATTCCGGCACCTGCGCAAGTGGGCCAGGCAGTTCCCGACCGACTGCTTCCGCGTGTACGACCGCGACATTCCGGAGCTCGCCTTTGTCGTGGACGTGTACGGGCCGCGCGCGCTGCTTCAGCAATATGCGCGAGTCCGCGAGGACGTCTCGGACGACTGGCTGGAAGAAGTGGCGCAACGGACGGCCCGCGCGCTGGGTCTCCCGCGTACCGACGTCACGGCCCGGGTACGCCTCAAGGTGGACCGGCGGGTCGAGCAGCACGAGAGGCAAGGCGGTCGCCGGACGGAGTTCGAAGTGCAGGAGAGCGGGCTCAGGTTTCTCGTGGACCTCGAGACCTACGTGGATACGGGGCTGTTTCTGGACCATCGCCCCCTCCGCTCGCGGGTGCGGGCGCTCGCCGATGGCAAGGCGGTGCTCAATCTTTTCTCCTACACGGGTAGCTTCAGTGTCTTCGCCGCCGCCGGCGGGGCGCGCGCAACGACCAGCGTGGATCTCTCGAATACCTATCTCGAGTGGGCCCGGCGCAATTTCGCGCTCAACGGGCTCTCCGGAGAACAGCACCGATTCGAGCGGGAGGACGTGCGCCGGTGGCTGGAGATGGCGCGGGAAGCCGGAGAACGTTTCGACCTGATCGTCTGGATCCCCGGTATTCTCCAATTCGAAGCGGATGGACGGCGTCTTCGACGTCCAGCGCGACCATCGAGCCTTTGCTGCTCGCCTGCGCCGGGGTGCTGGCGGCGGACGGAGAGATCGTACTTCTCCACGAACCTTCGCGGATTTCGATTCGAGGCAACCATGCCGGGTTTCGATGTATCGGACATCTCGCTCAAGACGATTCCGGAGGATTTCCGCAACCAGTCCATCCACCGATGCTGGCGGATCGCGCGGATCTCCCCGGTCTGA
- a CDS encoding AlpA family phage regulatory protein has protein sequence MKKVTSHIIQTPPLAVDKRNAAAAIGVSETTLDLLVRSGELPPPRKLSANRVGWLWRELQQFVESRPVSDLAPGPGRTKSQDEPTPA, from the coding sequence ATGAAGAAGGTCACGTCACACATCATTCAGACCCCTCCCCTCGCGGTCGACAAGAGGAACGCGGCCGCAGCTATCGGCGTCTCCGAGACGACGCTGGACCTGCTGGTGCGCTCCGGCGAACTTCCGCCGCCGAGGAAGCTCAGCGCGAATCGTGTCGGGTGGCTATGGCGTGAACTGCAGCAGTTCGTGGAGTCCAGGCCGGTCAGTGATCTGGCGCCTGGGCCGGGGCGGACAAAGTCTCAAGATGAGCCGACACCCGCCTGA